The following proteins are co-located in the Periplaneta americana isolate PAMFEO1 chromosome 12, P.americana_PAMFEO1_priV1, whole genome shotgun sequence genome:
- the LOC138710053 gene encoding charged multivesicular body protein 1b-like: protein MEKHLFNLKFASKEMSRNARRCDKEEKLEKEKCKRSLRQGNIDGARIHAENAIRQRNQSLNFLKMSSRLDGVASKVQHAVTMRSVTSSMQGVSKAMDMALRSMNIEKITVLMDKFEKQFEEMDVQTAVVDSFTSQATSTMVPEEQVNSLMSQIAEEAGLELRLQLPSEQTDTIGSTAPTSVTDELAKRLMALRNTN, encoded by the coding sequence ATGGAAAAACATTTGTTCAACCTCAAATTCGCATCGAAAGAAATGTCACGGAATGCACGAAGATGCGACAAAGAAGAGAAATTAGAAAAGGAAAAATGTAAGAGAAGTTTACGACAAGGTAACATAGATGGGGCAAGGATTCATGCTGAAAACGCAATCAGGCAAAGGAATCAGtctctgaattttttaaagaTGAGCTCACGTCTAGATGGAGTTGCAAGCAAAGTGCAGCATGCTGTTACAATGAGAAGTGTGACATCATCAATGCAAGGTGTTTCTAAAGCTATGGATATGGCTTTGAGATCTATGAACATTGAAAAGATAACAGTGCTGATGGACAAATTTGAGAAGCAGTTTGAAGAAATGGATGTGCAAACTGCAGTTGTTGACAGTTTCACGTCTCAGGCTACTAGTACAATGGTGCCAGAAGAACAAGTAAACAGCTTGATGTCACAAATTGCTGAAGAAGCCGGTTTGGAATTGAGGCTACAATTACCCAGCGAACAAACTGACACAATTGGATCCACTGCACCAACTTCTGTAACAGACGAACTCGCAAAACGGCTGATGGCACTccgaaacacaaattaa